Proteins from one Chiloscyllium punctatum isolate Juve2018m chromosome 4, sChiPun1.3, whole genome shotgun sequence genomic window:
- the LOC140476514 gene encoding transmembrane protein 121: MVLPPPDRRHVCLSTIVIMSSMAFMDAYLVEQNQGPRKIGVCIIVLVGDICFLIVLRYVAVWVGAEVKTAKRGYAMILWFLYIFVLEIKLYFIFQNYKAEKKSTDTVARKALTLLLSICVPGLYLILIALDSMDYVRTFRKKEDLRGRLFWVALDLLDILDIQANLWEPHRSGLPMWAEGLMFFYCYILLLILPCVSLSEISMQGEYIAPQKMMLYPVLSLVTINVVTIFIRAINMVLFRDSRVSTIFIGKNVIAIATKTCTFVEYQKQVKNFPENAIALELQQNSIPHNQTIHETQAIPQDQTPTREIVDT, translated from the coding sequence ATGGTGCTGCCACCGCCGGACCGGCGCCACGTCTGCCTCTCCACCATCGTCATCATGAGCAGCATGGCCTTCATGGACGCCTACCTGGTGGAGCAGAACCAGGGGCCTCGGAAGATTGGCGTCTGTATCATTGTCTTGGTCGGAGACATCTGCTTCCTGATCGTGCTGCGGTACGTGGCTGTCTGGGTTGGAGCCGAGGTGAAGACTGCCAAGCGTGGCTACGCCATGATCCTCTGGTTCCTGTACATATTTGTCCTCGAGATTAAGCTCTACTTTATATTTCAGAACTATAAGGCTGAGAAGAAGAGCACGGACACTGTTGCACGGAAGGCCTTGACCCTACTCCTTTCCATCTGTGTGCCTGGATTGTACCTCATCTTGATCGCCCTGGACAGCATGGACTATGTCAGGACTTTCAGGAAGAAGGAAGACCTGCGAGGACGCCTCTTCTGGGTAGCCTTGGACTTGCTGGATATTTTGGACATCCAGGCCAATCTCTGGGAGCCACATAGGTCTGGCCTTCCGATGTGGGCAGAGGGCCTCATGTTTTTCTACTGCTATATTCTCTTGCTCATTCTgccgtgtgtgtctctcagtgagatCAGCATGCAAGGTGAGTACATAGCCCCTCAAAAGATGATGCTATACCCTGTTTTAAGTCTGGTAACCATCAACGTGGTCACAATATTCATCCGGGCAATTAACATGGTCTTGTTTCGAGACAGCCGGGTTTCGACTATATTTATCGGTAAGAACGTCATCGCAATCGCGACCAAGACTTGCACTTTTGTAGAGTACCAGAAGCAGGTCAAGAATTTCCCAGAGAACGCGATAGCCCTTGAACTGCAGCAGAACTCCATTCCGCACAATCAGACAATCCATGAAACACAAGCCATTCCACAGGACCAAACGCCAACGAGGGAAATAGTGGACACATGA